A stretch of DNA from Papaver somniferum cultivar HN1 unplaced genomic scaffold, ASM357369v1 unplaced-scaffold_79, whole genome shotgun sequence:
TAAGTTGGCTTGAAATCTTAATGAGCGTGCGACATTAAGAAGATGACGATGTTTACGTTCCACAATGCCAGTCTGCTCTGGTGTGTAAACACAACTGGTTTGGTGTAAGACACCATGTTGACGAAGCCAAGCTTGTAGTGCATTGGATTTAAATTCAGATCCATTATCAGAACGAAAAGTCTGTAATTGGGGAATGAGAATTTGACTGACACCAGAAGAAATGCTGGTAATATGATGACCAAATTGATTAAGGACAAAAGCAAAAAAATACTTAAGAAACGTCAAAGTTTCTGTTTTAGATTTCATGAGATAAACCCAAGTGCACCTAGTGTGATCATCCACAATAGTCAAAAAATATTTAGCACCTGTGAAGGATTCAGTTGCAAAGGACCCCAAATATCAGCATGGATTAATTGAaaaggttgtgaagacaaagATGGACTTTTATTAAACTTCAAACGTGTTTGCTTTGCCATAGGGCATACATCACAGGAATGAGTAAACTTGGATTGAACAAAATCAAATTTAGAAGCTAAAAAACGAAGGCAATCCACACTAGGATGCCCAAGACGACGATGCCATGTATCCACAGGCTTATTCGAAGTAATTGATAAAGGAAATGGACGAAATATGAAATGATAGAGACCAGCAATGCGTTTACTCCATCCAATCTCCGTGTTCATGGACTGGTCCTGAAAGATGCAGCAATCTTTTGAGAATTTGATACAACAATTGGCTGAGCTAGTCAATTGGCTGACAGAGATTAAATTAAATTTGAAACTGGGAATATAAAAAACATCCAGTAATGTCAGAGTTGGAGATAAAACAACATTGCCAATGTGAGTCACGGAGGTAAGAGATCCATCCAGTAACTGTACACTAATCGGTTGAGTAACCATAGTGTAAGTagtaaaaaaagaaagagaagaacagATATGATGGGTAGCACCACTATCTACTATCCAGATATGAGTTGAACAAGATAAAATAGTACCTGCGAAATTGGCAGAAGGTAGAATGGATGTACCTTCATTGGCTGGATCCAGTAGCGACATGAGACGTGTGTATTGTGATGAACTTATGGCTGGTGCAGCAACTGCTGGCACATGAGCAGATGCAGGAATGGTAGCAGCAGCAAAGGGTGAAGAATTATAATCTCTGGATTTTGGGAAGTCCGTAGGATACCCATTCAGTTTCCAACATGTGGCCCTGGTATGACCATGCTTGTTGCAATGTTCACAAAATGGCCGTTGTCTTTTGTTGTTTCCAGAGATAGTGTTGTTGCTGCTTCCAGGTTGAGTTGATGAGAACCGTTGGTTGCGAGAATCACCACGAGAAGCATATAAGGCTGCTGATTCAATGGCAGGGAGAATAGAGGAATTGATTCCCTGTTGTTCCTCCTCCTGCCTAACGTGGTTGTAAATCTTAGCAGGGGACGGCATTGGTTCCATTAGGAGGATCTGACTTCGCAGAGACGAGAATCTCTCATGCAAACCCTGCAAAAATTCCATTGACCGATCTTGATTATGATGATCAACATAATTCTTACCTGCAAAAATTCCATTGGTCGAAAAGTATCTAGTTGATCCCAAAGAGTCTTCAGTTTCGTGTAGTACATTGCTACATTCAAGTTGTCTTGCTGCAAGGTAGCAATTGACTGCTTAATCGCATACAACTTTGTGGCATTGTGGTGAGAGAATCTGGATTTGATTTCTAGCCATTGCTCTCTGGCAGAAAGAAAGTTCATGGTACTTGATCTAATCGACGGATCGACTGAATTAGAAATCCAGCTGCCGACTAAATCATCACAACGTGTCCAGTGTGGTAGATCAACTGCAGACGTTGGCTTCTTGACAGAACCATCTATGTAACCAGTCTTACCCTTAGCACTGACTGCCTTGGTCATGCCTCTACCCCAAGTGCAGTAGTTGTCACTTGTGAGGAGAGGGGTGAAGATGACAGAGGTGGGATTATCAGAGGGATGAACATAGTATGGTCTGGAAGGTGATAAAACGGAATCTGGTGTAGAGGTTGATGAAACAGGAGGAATGGGATTTGATTGAATTTCATCTAGAGTCATGGAGATTAGGGTTACAGTTgtttggaaaaaaaaacttaacCAAGCTCTGTATATATACCATGTAGAAATATGGAGACAGAGTTGTTAACTATCACAACTGTGTAGTGATTGAATTCATTGATTAGAGTATTTATACTCGTTTACAGTCACAGAGGTTTACACAGATAAGATTACAATATCTTACTAGCAGAGGAATAGGTAAATACATAAGACCCGGAAGACAAACTATTATAGCCAGAAGTTGGGAAAGTTGAAACTCTGTACAACAGAAAGTCGGCCAAGTAGTTAGTCAGTTGGCCTGACTAATCTAATAACTATTGACTCCATGCTCTATATTATAGGACCATAAAGATTCCAAATCACAATGCTGAAATTTCCCATTAGCTTTGAACGCCATTCTTGTTGAAGACCTGAATTTCATAAAATTCATTGCAGGATTCAGCAAATTCAGCTGAATGCCTTTCCCTGTTCAGACCAACAAAAGATTGTAGCACCACCTCATTCAGCTGGACAGAACAAGACCAACAAAAGATTGTAGCACCACCTCATTCAGCTGGGTAGAACAATTATACGGCGCACAAAATTAGACTAGTATTTAGAACTACGCAGCAGAATTACCAAAATCTGCTTAAAGGTTGGTAGATTCATTACAAAACGTCACTTCCGTTAATGCGCCAGATTGTAGATGGTGCACAAAATTATACTAGTATTTAGAATTACGTAGCAGTTAGCAAATACTAGATATACATGTCAACTCTTTTTACAGTAAAATCAGAAATAACCCACCCTTACTTGAAACAAGTATCAGAACTGAAACCATCTAAGGTTAGTAGGTGTGTGGTCTCCAAAATGAAACGCCACTAATGTAGTTGGGATCGTTTAAGGTCCACCTAAAAATCATCTCCAGATTTCTTCGAGTTCCGGGTttgtctctctcttgttttggcaATTTGTTCAGCAACCTCTTCAACCATATCCTCCTCTTCTGCACCAGAGTTCTTCACTTTCTTAATAGGTTTACTTCTGTTACCTTTCTTCGGCTTCTTGGTGTTTGCTTCACCCACGCCATCAATAATCCCTTTAAAGATATGGACCTGTACATTTGCATTAAACAATTGCATTTTACTGCATAGACACGATAGAGATTTATCATTCAAAAGACTGCTCACAGTTGCATTTTACCTTAAAACGTGTCGGCTTAATAAGCTCAAACACCAGGGCATCGCCATCATCCAACTTATGATCCTTAGCAAACGCCTTCCAGCCACCACTGAGGCCCGTTTTTTCTCCAATGTAGATAGTGTCATACTTAACACCTTCTTCATCCTCCAGCACAATAGTCATTTTCTCCTCCGTTAAGTACTTTTGGCAGAAATCATTCGGGACATTCTATGAACAAtaataacataaaaaaaaagtaactgtCAAAACTTTTTTCTTATACGCTTCCACTAAAACTGATAAAAACAATAGTTGAATTTAGAGAACTAAAACTTCAAACATCCTGTTAGCTTACCAGCCAAAAGCCATGGTACACATGAGATTGGAGCATTGATTTGACATAAGATGGATGACTAGAAGGCACATGCTGAACTCGGAAATCCTCAGCACGCTTAATAGCATGAGCTCGCTGTGCTGCAGTAGCAACTTTTTCATGGGCCTTTCGGACTCTGCTTAATGCCATTCGTGAGTACTATTAGCACCTCTAAACCAATTACTTGGAAACCCCAGACTTAAATCAAACAGAGATCACTGCTATTAGATACTTAACCTAGTAGATGTGCCTGATCTTAGCTTTTTCCGCAGAGGACGGTCCTTAATAAACTGAAACATTAACAGAAATTTTTCGCATTCAAACTCGATTACAAACATGATCAAGCCCTAAATATGTAGTAGTCCTCTTACCTCTTCCGCATAGGAAGTAGCTGCATTACGAGGGCGTGAAGAACGTCTCACTAAATCAGGGTCCACAGGAGCCGCAGTAGTAGATTTAGGTTATTTggtttctacatcattaacatggaaagaaaagaataaaaaaactacacTAAATATTACAGCCTTCAATTAGAAAAGGCTTACAAACAATACTTTTCAGTTTTTGAACATATGAATAGTGCAGAAGCATAGACAGCTGAAAAACATATAAACTCATGAGCCGTTGGACACCCTCACAAACAGATTCCAGCTCAGAGATTAACCACATATCCACTCATATGAAGTCATAGCAGGACGGTGCAGTAATGAAGCAAATTGAATCCCTTCACACATATAGAAACATAGATGCATAGCACAAGCAGAATTCACCAACTCAAAACACAACAAACCAGTATTTGTTCCCATGTACAAGCCTCATACTACTATACATTTCATTCCAAAAAGGATAATTCAATCAAAGCTTCTTTGGATTTGCAGCACTATCAGTATTTATCTCCACCCACAAATATGTGACAGCTTATAACTTATATCTAAAATTAACCATCAGTGCAAGTTTCGGAGCTTAATCCAAATTTTGCATCAAAAAACCTTCTAAATTACTGTCACTAAGAAAATTCACATCTTAATTTCATCGTTTAGAGCTAAAACCACAgattcaattataaaaataagaaGCAGTTGAACCCTATTTTACACTATGCTGAGTACTAAATAAGAAGTTGAATAAACATATCAAATTCTAGGGATTGAGCTCAAACTATAACCAGTAAGTAACATATTAGAGTTGTCATAGATTCATCAAAACAAATTGCAGACTAAGATTCATCCAAAATGACAGAAATTTTGGATGAAAATGGAAATTTAGGGTTAATTAGAGAGAACTTACCGTCTTTGCAACTGGAGTTAGAATCTTGACAATCTTATCAACACCTAAATCCTACAAGCATATCAAGAAATTGAAATCATTTACTGTAAAACGAAAATGGCGTCAGTTTAGAGAAGGGGGTTTAGGGTTTTAACTGACCTGAAACCTCCTTCTGTTTTCTTCCAAACGTTGTTTTCTAGCTTCTTCATAGGAGTTAACATTTTCCATTGGCAGCTCGATCGCCCACTAAATCAATTTCTGAAAGGAGAATTTTTCTGAAATTTATTAGGGATTCGGCATAAAACCTAATGGAGTATTtgtttttcaacagataaaaaacTGTATAGGCAGACAACGGGTAAGTTATAGCTTAAGGCCCATTAAGAGTACGAGCCTATTGAAGTCAGTACAGCAGTGGAACCCTGTTTTAGGGAATACGTAAAACTTTCGCGACATACCGAATAAAGACAACGTAAAATTTTCGGgacatactgaataaagacaaaataGGAACGTAAATAGTAAAATCAATAATCCCTTAGCCAAATATTTTTTGTAATGACAAATTTGTCCTTTTaggattagtgttaattaatgaTTAGTTATAATAATCATGATTAGTGAATAGTGaatagtgattaagataatttagtTATATATGTTTGAGTAGATGAAAATTTTGAGGAGGAAAAAGACAGTTAGGTTTCTTTTTTGAGGGAGAAGGGGAAAGTGAGAAAAAAGCTTGTATTTTGATTTTTATGGTCAATCTTCacaaaactcaaactcaaactcgaACTCAAGCACAAACTCAAGGTGATGATAAATACGTATATGAGGAACCAAATGCCtataatacacaggtacacttctatcttaaATAATCTCTCTTTTGTAacttaaaatcattaaaaatttGTGTTTTTCACTAAGGTTCCGCGAGTCtggatgaacagttcggctagctgaaagTGTTATAATTATGAGCCGAACCTACTTTGAAGACCATAGCTCGAGTTTAAATTTTTTATAAGGATTCGAACCATACACTGGAACTTCTGGAAGAAAGTTCGTTAAAGGTGCGGATCATATTATAAAAATCGTAAGAGTCGAACCTTTTGGCAATACATGGTTTGGCACATATTGTGAATATCGTactagccgaacctcgtaaatgtgctaggttccgCATGTATTTAGATTATACTACTAGTCGAACCTCTCCATTAATTTTTCATTGTATTATCTTACCTTGATAAACAACATATGTTCAGCGTAAAATAGTATTATCGAATACGCCAAACctctatgcatctctatctgtgactaggttcgacATGAAATTTTATGcaaaactgttcatatacacttacaagaAGCTTTTGCgtagaacagttcggctaaaagcccaactcaattttgagccgaacccagcactgtaaccgtcaaaaacactattttttttggaattaaacCCATTCAATCGATGAATAACAACAAATAAGATATTGGTTTTGTAAAAGTTACTTTTTTATCATCATTTCCAAAGTTGGAGACgcagttggttcaatttatggttcaattggtggttgattttcagtttctacaccttcatcttcaattgatggattagaaaacgatttggtttgcctagtccctgcttgtacgagtcattatgtagtTGAGTTTAATTGACGaacaaatttttacgaatcgacgattaatcacggtaatgaaattttttttctctGGAAAGGAAATGTTTGgttagaggaggaagaagaagagatgttaagggaaactgattttgattttttagaaaactaattttaggtttttgtattaagggtaaggatagataggtaattgaactatccATAGAGTATCCCTTTttaggtcacccaagatgggaatATTATTTTGTATTTCCTCAAAGTTTTGTGTATGCCCTAAAACAGGATTCTTGTTTTTTTGCCCACTTTCACGTGGAATATACAGTCTCATCAAGATAGTTTTCGTAACTTCCGAGATAATTTATATTTATGAAAAATACATGCAGGAAACCATACGTTTCGTGGTCGATATATACTGGAAATGAAACTTTTGGATTTTGTTATAGATGGTGGCTGTGGACAAAATCTGGTGTCCATAAGAATGATCGAATCTTTTGGGTTTGAGATTGATTGGTATTCTATACCATACCAGATTAAATGGTAAACAATGACAAAGATGAATTATTTACTTGTTTGGGTGTTTGCAAAATTTCTATAGCCATCTGTAAATGTTACTCTGACACAATATTTTATGAAGTGGTTGATATTGATGGTTGCTGGGTGCTCCGTGGTTGATTGAGGTTCGAGCACGTTTCCGTGACAACATTTGTGAATTCATACGAGGAATAACCAAGGTCAATCTAGTGCAAGGAAAACGACTTTCGAAAGAAGCAAGGAATGAAAATAGGTCAGAAAAAATAAACGAAGGCGGTTTTCGGATCAGTTAACTAAACAAAGGTACTCTACAATCGCCAAGGATTCCTGTGAAGACTTGGTTACCAAATTTTGTGATGGTATTCCTAACTCTTTTGGACAAAGAAGAGATAATGTTTGGAAAGTCTCGTGGAAGTTGCTGCATGGCAATGATGGGTACAGAAG
This window harbors:
- the LOC113344613 gene encoding B3 domain-containing protein At5g42700-like is translated as MENVNSYEEARKQRLEENRRRFQDLGVDKIVKILTPVAKTFIKDRPLRKKLRSGTSTRVRKAHEKVATAAQRAHAIKRAEDFRVQHVPSSHPSYVKSMLQSHVYHGFWLNVPNDFCQKYLTEEKMTIVLEDEEGVKYDTIYIGEKTGLSGGWKAFAKDHKLDDGDALVFELIKPTRFKVHIFKGIIDGVGEANTKKPKKGNRSKPIKKVKNSGAEEEDMVEEVAEQIAKTRERQTRNSKKSGDDF